A single window of Bacillota bacterium DNA harbors:
- a CDS encoding HNH endonuclease encodes MLQAAHIRPVAENGSDDPRNGVVLCANHHLAFDANLFAFDPETLEVVYKPSGVTGADLGITIESLRHLKNKPHPDALMWRHTYWKRHV; translated from the coding sequence ATGTTACAGGCTGCACATATTCGGCCTGTAGCGGAAAACGGTAGTGATGACCCGAGAAACGGCGTAGTCTTATGCGCCAATCACCACCTAGCCTTTGACGCAAATCTGTTTGCTTTTGACCCCGAGACTCTAGAGGTGGTCTACAAGCCAAGCGGTGTTACAGGAGCTGACCTGGGCATAACAATTGAATCCCTGAGACACCTAAAAAACAAACCTCATCCAGATGCTTTGATGTGGCGTCATACCTATTGGAAGAGGCATGTGG